In Anaerolineales bacterium, one DNA window encodes the following:
- a CDS encoding Fur family transcriptional regulator: MSAEIWLTQLHENGYRITAARRAVVETVETSMRALTPLEVYDMARKKYRALGLVTVYRTLEKLEELRLIQRVHQPMGCQAFISMGQGHQHLLLCRQCGQVEFFEGDDLSTLISSIARKTGYQINEHWLQLFGLCAKCRA; this comes from the coding sequence ATGTCCGCTGAAATCTGGCTCACCCAACTGCATGAGAACGGATACCGCATCACGGCCGCGCGCCGTGCGGTGGTGGAGACGGTCGAAACATCCATGCGCGCACTCACCCCGCTGGAAGTGTACGACATGGCGCGCAAAAAATATCGCGCGCTGGGGCTGGTCACGGTCTATCGCACGCTTGAGAAACTCGAGGAACTGCGTCTCATCCAGCGCGTGCATCAACCCATGGGCTGTCAGGCATTCATCTCAATGGGCCAGGGGCATCAACACCTTCTGCTTTGCAGGCAGTGCGGGCAGGTGGAGTTCTTCGAAGGCGATGACTTGAGTACCTTGATCAGTTCCATTGCACGGAAAACAGGCTACCAGATCAACGAACACTGGCTGCAGCTTTTCGGGCTGTGCGCGAAGTGCCGCGCATAA
- a CDS encoding zinc ABC transporter substrate-binding protein — translation MKKIINSIIGLPALAALFLTACGSAPQGSDGTLRVLASTTFLADIAWNVAGDRVKVDSLLPVGADPHAYQAAPADVAKIAASNVLVLNGLEYEHFIEPLLENAGGERLVIEATTGLEPREMDEHAGEAEAGEGSGHEAGDPHMWLDPTLVIRYVENIRDGFIEADPEGAEVYRVNADAYIDELRALDAWITEQVADIPSERRLLVTNHEAMGYFAGRYGFEIVDTILASLSSDAGISAQRLAAVINEVKTSGAEAVFLDDVENTSLANQIAGETGIKVVGDLHLESLTDGAPAGTYIDMMKHNTTRIVDALK, via the coding sequence ATGAAAAAGATTATCAATTCCATTATTGGACTGCCGGCTCTCGCGGCTCTTTTCCTGACTGCCTGTGGATCCGCCCCTCAAGGCAGTGACGGGACTTTGAGAGTGCTCGCCTCCACCACCTTTCTAGCGGACATTGCCTGGAACGTTGCAGGTGACCGCGTCAAGGTGGATTCACTGCTCCCCGTTGGCGCGGACCCGCACGCGTATCAGGCTGCGCCTGCGGATGTGGCGAAAATCGCCGCGAGCAATGTATTGGTCCTGAACGGGCTGGAATATGAACACTTCATTGAACCGCTCCTTGAGAATGCCGGCGGTGAACGTCTGGTAATTGAGGCGACGACTGGCCTGGAACCGCGTGAGATGGATGAACATGCCGGCGAAGCAGAAGCAGGCGAAGGGTCCGGGCATGAAGCGGGCGATCCGCACATGTGGCTGGACCCGACCCTTGTCATCAGGTACGTCGAGAACATCCGTGACGGATTCATCGAAGCCGACCCTGAGGGCGCAGAGGTGTATCGAGTCAATGCAGATGCGTATATCGACGAATTGAGAGCGTTGGATGCATGGATCACCGAACAGGTGGCTGACATCCCCAGCGAGCGCCGCCTGCTGGTGACCAATCACGAAGCGATGGGGTATTTTGCCGGGCGGTACGGGTTCGAGATCGTGGACACCATCCTTGCCAGCCTGAGTTCCGATGCGGGGATATCGGCGCAGCGGTTGGCGGCTGTCATTAACGAGGTCAAAACCTCCGGGGCGGAGGCGGTCTTCCTGGACGATGTTGAAAATACAAGCCTCGCAAATCAAATTGCGGGGGAGACGGGCATAAAGGTTGTCGGTGATCTGCACCTCGAGTCGCTCACCGACGGCGCACCCGCAGGGACATACATTGACATGATGAAGCATAATACGACCCGCATTGTGGACGCTTTGAAGTAA
- a CDS encoding metal ABC transporter ATP-binding protein, whose product MTHVPHRLEIVNASIGYGEKIVVHDLNFQIPHGARVAVVGPNGAGKSTLFKALVGILPLHSGHVLIHGELLGAHKDCVAYIPQREDVDWRFPVTVQDVVMMGRYGQMGWLSRPSSDDKRVVRKSIEQLGITDLAMHSIGQLSGGQQQRAFLARALAQEPHILLMDEPFTGVDMTTQDITLNLLDHLKSRRVTTMISTHDLNLAASRFDLVLLLNHRLIAFGAPQEVFVRENLAQAFGNSLLVTENGVMLVDECCPPDEDHALHSHAEVK is encoded by the coding sequence ATGACACATGTTCCTCACCGTCTTGAAATTGTAAATGCCAGCATTGGGTATGGCGAAAAGATCGTCGTGCATGATTTGAATTTTCAGATACCGCATGGCGCACGCGTGGCTGTGGTCGGACCGAACGGCGCGGGGAAATCCACGTTGTTTAAAGCATTGGTTGGAATCCTGCCGCTGCACAGCGGGCATGTGTTGATCCACGGTGAATTGCTCGGCGCGCACAAGGATTGCGTGGCGTACATCCCGCAGCGTGAGGATGTGGATTGGCGTTTCCCTGTCACGGTGCAGGACGTGGTCATGATGGGGCGCTACGGACAAATGGGATGGCTGAGCCGTCCATCCAGTGATGATAAAAGGGTAGTCAGGAAAAGCATCGAACAATTGGGCATTACCGACCTTGCAATGCATTCGATTGGGCAGTTATCCGGTGGTCAACAGCAGCGCGCCTTTCTGGCGCGCGCACTCGCACAGGAACCGCACATCCTTTTAATGGACGAGCCGTTCACAGGCGTGGACATGACAACCCAGGACATTACCCTCAACCTGTTGGACCACCTGAAAAGCCGCCGGGTGACGACCATGATCTCGACACACGATCTGAATCTAGCTGCTTCACGCTTCGACCTTGTACTTTTGCTAAATCACCGTCTCATTGCGTTCGGGGCGCCGCAGGAGGTATTTGTCAGGGAAAACCTTGCGCAGGCCTTCGGTAATTCCCTTCTGGTCACAGAAAATGGGGTGATGCTTGTGGATGAATGCTGTCCTCCCGATGAAGATCATGCTCTTCACAGCCATGCAGAGGTGAAATGA
- a CDS encoding metal ABC transporter permease — MNWFLEPLAYQFMQRGLLASVIVGVLCAVMGTYVVLRGMAFLGDAMAHAILPGVAIAYIFRGDLLIGAGVAAVIVALSIGFFSREGTVREDTAIGILFAAALSLGVALISSMQTYAVDLSHILFGDVLGVSKADLWLIAGLSLAILLTVGLFFKPFLVISFDPVLAATLRLPAELLRNLMLVLLGLTVVVSLQTVGVSLAAAMLVTPAATAYLLTRRLFPMMLVSALIGALSSVIGLYLSYYLNIVSGSAIVLTATLFFLLGFLWKRVKSV, encoded by the coding sequence ATGAACTGGTTCCTCGAGCCCCTCGCTTATCAATTCATGCAGCGCGGATTGCTCGCTTCCGTCATCGTCGGCGTTCTATGCGCCGTAATGGGAACCTACGTCGTCCTGCGCGGCATGGCATTTCTCGGTGACGCCATGGCGCACGCCATCCTGCCCGGAGTGGCGATTGCCTACATATTCAGAGGCGATCTGCTGATCGGTGCGGGAGTCGCCGCGGTGATTGTCGCATTGAGCATCGGTTTTTTCTCGCGTGAGGGGACGGTCAGGGAGGATACTGCCATCGGCATTTTATTCGCGGCGGCGCTTTCCCTGGGTGTGGCATTGATCAGTTCCATGCAAACCTATGCCGTGGATTTATCCCACATCCTCTTTGGGGATGTGCTTGGCGTAAGCAAAGCCGATCTATGGTTGATCGCAGGCTTAAGCCTTGCCATCCTTTTGACCGTGGGATTATTTTTCAAGCCCTTCCTCGTCATTTCATTCGACCCGGTTCTTGCCGCGACCCTGCGCCTGCCCGCCGAACTTTTGCGGAATCTGATGCTGGTGCTTTTGGGGTTGACCGTTGTGGTCTCGTTGCAAACCGTGGGTGTCAGCCTCGCCGCCGCCATGCTGGTCACGCCCGCGGCAACCGCATATCTCCTCACGCGCCGTCTCTTCCCGATGATGCTGGTCTCCGCTTTGATCGGCGCACTGTCATCTGTGATCGGTTTATATCTCAGCTACTATCTGAACATCGTCTCCGGCTCGGCCATAGTACTAACGGCCACCCTGTTTTTCCTGCTTGGGTTCTTGTGGAAACGAGTGAAGTCTGTATAA
- a CDS encoding SRPBCC family protein, which translates to MALIETSIKINVSPEKIFSHVSSLDSLKNEYVVGIEADGPVKLGTKIKTRIKSTQGVENEIVSEVIAFEENRKFGTKTFAAPPASDVVSTYILEKDGDGTKVTLQTEAVLLPAGMPSVPGMEDMMKKQMLAGYDAALAALKKKLEG; encoded by the coding sequence ATGGCCCTTATCGAAACTTCCATCAAGATCAACGTAAGCCCGGAGAAAATCTTTTCACACGTCTCCAGCCTGGACAGTCTGAAGAACGAATACGTGGTCGGCATCGAGGCGGATGGACCGGTCAAGCTAGGCACAAAGATCAAGACCAGGATCAAATCCACACAGGGCGTGGAGAACGAGATCGTCTCCGAAGTCATCGCCTTCGAGGAAAACAGGAAATTCGGAACCAAGACCTTTGCCGCACCGCCCGCCTCGGATGTGGTCAGCACCTACATCCTCGAAAAGGACGGTGACGGCACAAAAGTGACCCTGCAGACCGAAGCTGTGCTGCTCCCCGCAGGCATGCCGAGTGTGCCCGGCATGGAAGACATGATGAAAAAGCAGATGCTCGCGGGCTATGACGCCGCACTCGCTGCGCTCAAGAAGAAATTGGAGGGCTAG
- a CDS encoding M1 family metallopeptidase, producing MRYKTTSSLRLVSLIIFLISACASPATIPPPLETPTETALPTETTPVLPVDTPTPLATPTPAPLRANYILDATINYDAHSVTVDQTIFYPNLSGNQINTLVMAVVPNLWRGSFALDSIAIDGTPTTTYSLDGQRLDVALSSFLPAGSTLEISLQFTLALPFAEQEDPSISRPRIYGYTVRQMNLTNWYPFVVPNINGDWILHDPWFYGEHLVYDAADYEVTVRFTDPASAPIVAASGFPEQLTDSTRYTITAARTFALAASREFQVSSTQVGESTISSYYFPFNEAGGQAALKATAESVQVFTQRFGPYPHRTLAIVMGDFNDGMEYSAFFYLPKDFYNLYDGTPANYLTFVAAHETAHQWWFEQVASDQALQPWVDEALAAYSERIYYENVHPELVSWWWTYRIDFYKPQGFVDIPIYDGKGFRPYTNAAYFQGAHFLEELRNRIGDEAFFAFIRDYLAQGRGRIVTANDFFRILSQHTSTDYSDIVRKYFQNTYQ from the coding sequence ATGCGATATAAAACCACATCATCCCTTCGCCTTGTTTCCTTGATTATTTTTTTAATCTCTGCCTGCGCCTCCCCTGCAACGATACCACCTCCATTAGAAACACCCACCGAGACGGCGCTCCCCACCGAAACCACTCCTGTGCTTCCAGTGGACACACCCACACCGCTCGCCACGCCAACCCCTGCGCCCCTGCGAGCCAACTATATTCTGGATGCCACCATAAATTATGACGCACATAGCGTCACAGTGGATCAGACCATTTTTTACCCGAACCTGAGCGGCAACCAGATCAATACCCTCGTCATGGCTGTTGTCCCCAACCTCTGGCGGGGAAGTTTCGCCCTCGACAGCATCGCCATCGACGGGACGCCGACCACAACCTACTCGCTCGACGGTCAAAGGCTGGATGTGGCATTGTCATCCTTCCTGCCCGCCGGAAGCACCCTCGAGATCTCCCTTCAATTCACCCTTGCACTTCCCTTTGCCGAACAGGAGGACCCCAGCATCTCGCGTCCACGCATTTATGGATATACGGTGCGTCAAATGAACCTGACCAATTGGTATCCATTCGTTGTGCCGAACATCAACGGCGATTGGATCCTGCATGACCCCTGGTTCTATGGTGAACATCTTGTTTACGATGCCGCCGACTATGAAGTCACCGTCCGATTTACAGACCCGGCCAGCGCCCCCATCGTCGCCGCCAGCGGATTCCCCGAACAACTGACAGACTCCACCCGCTACACCATCACCGCCGCGCGGACATTCGCCCTCGCCGCCAGCCGCGAGTTTCAAGTTTCAAGCACGCAGGTTGGTGAGAGCACCATCTCCAGTTATTACTTCCCCTTCAACGAAGCCGGTGGACAGGCCGCATTGAAAGCCACCGCCGAATCTGTACAGGTCTTTACGCAGCGTTTTGGACCGTATCCGCACAGGACACTTGCCATCGTGATGGGCGACTTCAACGACGGCATGGAATACTCCGCCTTCTTCTACCTGCCCAAGGACTTCTACAATCTGTATGACGGCACGCCTGCAAACTATCTCACCTTTGTTGCCGCACATGAAACCGCGCATCAATGGTGGTTCGAACAGGTTGCCAGCGACCAGGCATTACAACCCTGGGTGGATGAAGCCCTGGCCGCATACTCCGAGCGCATTTATTATGAAAATGTCCATCCCGAACTGGTCAGCTGGTGGTGGACATACCGCATTGATTTTTACAAACCGCAGGGCTTTGTGGACATACCCATCTATGACGGGAAGGGCTTCCGTCCCTACACCAATGCGGCCTACTTCCAGGGCGCACACTTCCTCGAAGAACTGCGCAACCGCATCGGTGACGAGGCCTTCTTCGCCTTCATCCGCGATTACCTCGCGCAGGGACGCGGCAGGATCGTCACCGCCAACGACTTCTTCCGTATCCTCAGCCAGCACACCAGCACCGACTACTCGGACATCGTGCGCAAATACTTCCAAAACACCTATCAATGA
- a CDS encoding M1 family metallopeptidase → MNGFRIQYALRVTQFVLILTVLASCASPTPTPEPRHFAPFILITQDPNASPTPTPFQPSGAIDTVPPTFTDAPPATATFTSTLPPTLTFTPPPPGPASGSVSPTLPSGANSSRPNYILYSTLDFRGKTITTDQTIRYYNNTGVSLSEIVFSVQPNRYGNAFVLNSIAQDGTSLNSYTISGQRMTVSLPQPLGAGAATTLTLNFKLNIPQKSASDVFGYDYNQINLVDWYPFIVPYKNGWILHDSMPWGEHLVYDSADIELNIKKDSDVTLAVGASPEQNGEWTRYRLYGARTLALSASNEFIVVESTAGNITIRSYHFNGYKTGGDGILLLAAQAVNTFSEQFAPYPYQSLAVVQTDMDDGMEYDGLIFISTDFYSQYTGGARNNLAAIGVHEIAHQWWYGLVGNDHALEPWLDEALATYSERIFYENNYPANISWWWQFRVNYFNPTGYVDTNIYNGGSFRLYTNAVYFQGARFLDEMRILMGHGNFSKFLKEYARRHAHGHATSADFFALAREIVNVNYNGLLNKYFAGSY, encoded by the coding sequence ATGAACGGATTCCGCATCCAGTACGCACTGCGAGTTACGCAATTCGTACTCATCCTGACAGTCCTGGCCTCCTGCGCCTCACCAACACCGACTCCCGAGCCGCGGCATTTTGCACCGTTCATCCTGATCACACAGGATCCGAACGCATCCCCCACGCCGACACCCTTCCAGCCCTCAGGTGCGATCGACACAGTTCCGCCGACGTTTACCGATGCGCCCCCCGCCACTGCGACCTTCACCAGCACACTGCCGCCCACGCTGACCTTCACCCCGCCTCCCCCTGGGCCGGCCTCTGGTTCCGTTTCCCCAACATTGCCGTCAGGGGCGAATTCCTCACGCCCGAACTACATCCTGTATTCAACATTGGACTTCAGGGGAAAAACCATCACAACCGACCAGACCATCCGTTATTACAACAACACGGGTGTATCATTATCCGAGATCGTATTTTCCGTCCAACCGAATCGATATGGCAATGCATTCGTACTGAATTCCATTGCCCAGGATGGCACATCATTAAATTCGTACACAATCAGCGGCCAACGCATGACGGTCAGCCTGCCCCAGCCCCTTGGAGCGGGAGCTGCCACCACACTGACCCTGAACTTCAAACTCAACATCCCTCAGAAATCAGCCAGCGATGTGTTCGGATACGACTACAACCAGATCAACCTTGTGGACTGGTATCCGTTCATCGTGCCGTACAAAAACGGATGGATCCTGCATGATTCCATGCCCTGGGGCGAGCATCTCGTCTATGATTCAGCGGACATCGAGTTGAACATCAAAAAGGATTCGGATGTCACTCTCGCCGTGGGCGCTTCGCCCGAACAGAACGGCGAATGGACCCGTTACCGCTTGTACGGCGCGCGTACACTGGCGCTCTCAGCCAGCAATGAATTCATCGTGGTCGAATCAACTGCGGGGAATATCACGATCCGCTCGTATCATTTCAACGGGTATAAAACCGGCGGAGACGGGATCCTCTTGTTAGCCGCGCAGGCGGTCAATACATTCTCGGAACAGTTCGCACCATATCCGTATCAAAGCCTCGCGGTCGTACAGACCGACATGGACGACGGGATGGAATACGATGGTTTGATCTTTATCTCCACCGATTTTTACAGTCAATATACCGGCGGCGCGCGCAACAACCTTGCCGCCATCGGTGTGCATGAGATTGCACATCAATGGTGGTACGGGCTGGTGGGAAACGACCACGCGCTTGAACCCTGGCTGGATGAGGCGCTGGCAACCTACAGTGAACGCATTTTTTATGAAAACAACTATCCCGCCAATATCAGCTGGTGGTGGCAGTTCCGCGTGAACTACTTCAACCCAACTGGCTACGTGGATACGAACATCTACAACGGCGGCTCGTTCCGCTTGTACACCAATGCTGTATATTTCCAGGGCGCGCGATTCCTGGATGAAATGCGCATCCTCATGGGACACGGTAATTTCTCCAAGTTCCTGAAGGAGTATGCAAGGCGCCATGCCCATGGGCATGCCACCTCTGCCGATTTCTTCGCCCTTGCTCGTGAGATCGTCAATGTCAACTACAACGGTTTATTGAATAAATATTTTGCGGGTTCGTATTAA
- a CDS encoding dihydrofolate reductase family protein — MDRPYTFINVAVSADGKMDTVERKGTAISSKQDKERVDQLRAEADAVLVGGKTLLEEQPKLIVKSEALRKGRIQQGRSPNPIKVGVVTVADIPTDSDFIKVGNTQVVIFTTSQTSKTQIDLLRAHGVETLVDDTQRVDLEKMMRTLKQIGVERLMVEGGGTMNFELMRLGLVDELIMYIAPMVFGGMTAPTPADGPGLPRDAAIEMNLLDVERWEDGGVVLKYKIK, encoded by the coding sequence ATGGACCGCCCCTACACCTTCATTAACGTCGCCGTGTCAGCGGACGGAAAGATGGATACGGTTGAACGCAAAGGCACCGCCATCTCATCCAAACAGGACAAGGAACGCGTGGATCAACTCCGCGCGGAGGCGGATGCAGTGCTTGTCGGGGGGAAAACGCTTCTCGAAGAGCAACCCAAACTCATCGTTAAGTCCGAGGCGCTGCGTAAGGGGAGGATCCAACAGGGGCGTTCGCCGAATCCGATCAAGGTGGGGGTTGTCACGGTCGCCGACATCCCCACCGACTCAGATTTTATTAAGGTTGGAAATACGCAGGTCGTAATATTCACCACATCTCAAACATCTAAGACGCAGATCGATCTTTTGCGTGCGCACGGCGTGGAAACCCTTGTAGATGATACGCAGCGTGTCGACCTGGAAAAAATGATGAGGACGTTGAAACAAATCGGCGTTGAACGGTTAATGGTGGAAGGCGGCGGGACGATGAATTTCGAATTGATGCGCCTGGGACTGGTGGATGAACTAATCATGTACATCGCACCGATGGTCTTCGGCGGCATGACCGCCCCCACCCCCGCGGATGGACCCGGACTCCCGCGTGATGCGGCAATTGAGATGAACCTGTTGGATGTTGAACGATGGGAAGACGGCGGGGTTGTTCTGAAGTATAAAATCAAGTAG
- the ribA gene encoding GTP cyclohydrolase II — translation MSGITHEQIELLLEEDCCHECEGYGEDKICVHIEAVAELPSRFGEFHIVAFSNNRDGKEHVAILKGDVIGAEDVPVRLHSECLTGDVIGSLRCDCRDQLEAALKKIGGMDKGVVLYLRQEGRGIGLTNKIRAYSLQDQGLDTVEANLALGFRDDERDYAVAAHMLHSLKIQSVRLMTNNPKKIVQLEEHGVRINERLPHILPSNEHNRFYLETKAAKSGHLIDFRGKEHLLEQHEPTIVEGMSETQIKALYE, via the coding sequence ATGTCTGGAATTACGCACGAACAAATTGAACTGTTGCTTGAAGAAGATTGCTGCCACGAATGTGAAGGCTACGGCGAGGATAAGATCTGCGTCCACATTGAAGCGGTTGCGGAACTGCCTTCGCGCTTTGGCGAGTTTCACATCGTTGCGTTCTCGAATAACCGCGACGGCAAGGAACACGTCGCCATCCTCAAAGGTGATGTCATCGGCGCGGAGGATGTCCCCGTGCGCCTGCACTCCGAGTGTCTCACCGGCGATGTGATCGGATCCCTGCGCTGCGACTGCCGCGATCAATTGGAAGCTGCCCTGAAAAAGATCGGCGGGATGGACAAGGGCGTTGTGCTCTATCTCCGCCAGGAGGGGCGCGGCATTGGGCTGACGAACAAGATCCGCGCGTACAGCTTGCAGGATCAGGGTCTTGACACCGTGGAGGCGAACCTCGCGCTCGGCTTTCGCGATGATGAACGCGATTATGCAGTTGCCGCGCACATGCTGCACTCGCTCAAGATCCAATCCGTGCGGCTGATGACCAACAACCCCAAGAAAATCGTGCAGCTCGAAGAGCACGGTGTCAGGATCAACGAGCGCCTGCCGCACATCCTGCCGAGCAATGAACACAACCGCTTTTACCTCGAGACCAAAGCTGCCAAGTCCGGGCATCTGATCGATTTTCGCGGCAAGGAACATCTGCTTGAACAGCACGAACCCACCATCGTGGAAGGCATGAGCGAAACCCAGATCAAGGCGTTGTATGAATAA
- a CDS encoding SDR family oxidoreductase: MNKTIVITGATGVLGNLVTRTFAGQGHTLVLLDKDQAKLDALVRDLNLPADRLLAQSVDLLDAQALQDSAEAVLSKFGRVHALFHLVGGWVGGQTFVDTPHNDLEFMLNQHVRTTFNLFKSFSKPLSANHWGRVIIISASTVPNPPGKSGVYTAAKAAQENMVLSLASELKEAKVTANIILVRAIDVENKGTGTSPAEIVSAMEYLFSTQADKVNGARIPLY; this comes from the coding sequence ATGAATAAGACCATCGTCATCACGGGCGCAACCGGCGTGCTTGGAAACCTCGTCACAAGAACATTTGCCGGGCAGGGACATACCCTGGTGTTGCTTGATAAAGACCAGGCGAAATTGGATGCCCTCGTCCGTGACCTGAACCTGCCTGCAGACAGACTCCTCGCCCAAAGCGTGGACCTGCTCGACGCACAGGCGCTTCAGGATTCCGCCGAAGCTGTTCTTTCCAAATTCGGCAGAGTCCACGCTCTGTTCCATCTCGTCGGCGGCTGGGTCGGCGGCCAGACCTTCGTGGACACCCCGCACAATGATCTGGAATTCATGCTTAACCAGCATGTCCGCACGACGTTTAATCTCTTCAAATCGTTCTCGAAACCACTCTCCGCCAATCACTGGGGACGTGTCATTATCATCTCGGCATCCACGGTGCCAAACCCGCCGGGCAAATCGGGGGTCTACACCGCCGCCAAAGCCGCGCAGGAGAACATGGTGCTCTCGCTCGCATCCGAATTGAAGGAAGCGAAAGTCACCGCAAACATCATCCTCGTCCGCGCGATAGACGTGGAAAATAAAGGCACAGGCACAAGCCCTGCCGAGATCGTCTCTGCCATGGAATATCTATTCTCCACACAGGCAGACAAAGTCAATGGGGCGAGAATTCCGTTATACTAG
- a CDS encoding alpha/beta hydrolase encodes MGREFRYTRRMQSQFIQTNNIKLHVLTDGPENGPSVILLHGFPEFHYGWRKQVPALVQQGFRVIVPDQRGYNLSEKPLGTAAYDVNTLARDIIGLFDHFGIQKAKLVGHDWGAVVAWTMALNHPERLEKLAILNVPHPDVMARFLLKDPLQRRKSWYIFAIQLRHIAEWNLSRNGFRNMARMLVGSGKKSTFTREDIAEYKKAWSQPGALTGMLNWYRAIFHSSLKHFFNRKKLPARQVQTPILILWGKRDVALSHEMVEPSLALCDNGRSVMFEDATHWVQHDKADEVNKYLIEFLR; translated from the coding sequence ATGGGGCGAGAATTCCGTTATACTAGGCGGATGCAAAGCCAGTTCATCCAAACTAACAACATCAAACTGCATGTGCTGACCGACGGACCCGAAAACGGACCGTCGGTTATCTTATTGCACGGCTTTCCCGAATTCCACTATGGCTGGCGCAAGCAGGTTCCCGCGCTCGTGCAGCAGGGATTCCGTGTCATCGTCCCGGACCAGCGCGGGTACAACCTGTCCGAGAAGCCGCTCGGGACGGCGGCGTATGATGTCAATACGCTGGCGCGGGACATCATCGGTCTGTTTGACCATTTTGGGATACAGAAAGCAAAATTAGTCGGGCACGATTGGGGCGCGGTGGTCGCATGGACAATGGCGTTGAATCACCCCGAACGGCTGGAGAAACTCGCCATTTTGAACGTCCCGCATCCCGATGTGATGGCGCGTTTTCTATTGAAAGACCCGCTGCAACGCAGGAAATCCTGGTATATCTTCGCCATTCAACTGCGGCACATCGCCGAATGGAATTTGAGTCGCAATGGCTTCCGCAACATGGCGCGGATGCTGGTCGGTTCGGGGAAGAAAAGCACCTTCACAAGGGAGGACATTGCCGAATACAAAAAGGCATGGTCACAGCCCGGCGCGTTGACGGGGATGCTGAACTGGTATCGCGCCATTTTTCACAGCAGTTTGAAGCATTTTTTCAACCGCAAGAAACTACCCGCGCGGCAGGTGCAAACGCCAATCCTCATTCTATGGGGCAAACGGGATGTGGCGCTCAGCCATGAAATGGTGGAACCGTCCCTGGCGCTGTGCGATAACGGCAGGTCGGTCATGTTCGAGGATGCCACCCACTGGGTACAGCACGACAAAGCAGACGAAGTGAACAAATATCTCATCGAATTTTTGAGGTAA
- a CDS encoding EamA family transporter: MPVLAIALLFASAAMHALWNFLLKNAEEKYIAMGWQVILSGILALGFIFFSGLPPQHMWLFAVISMLLEAIYFILLCIAYTDHDFSLVYPIARGAAPALLVLWSALFLREELTIGGYIGLAMITGGIVLNGATALLNTRGEKPHLKGILTALSVALVISIYTFIDGTAVKNGPALPYGLFMFVMIPFVTTPYLTRRYGWDSFVRVWRNNRNYLLLGGVLGLVAYMLALFAYTFAPLSYSGAIREVSAVIGAFLGWQFLKEEMGGIRVVGAAIVFAGVMVIAVFG; encoded by the coding sequence ATGCCCGTTCTTGCGATTGCGCTTCTGTTCGCATCCGCCGCGATGCACGCCTTGTGGAATTTTTTGCTTAAAAACGCTGAAGAAAAATACATTGCCATGGGCTGGCAGGTGATTCTGAGCGGGATTCTGGCATTGGGTTTCATCTTCTTTTCAGGCTTGCCGCCGCAGCACATGTGGCTGTTCGCGGTCATCAGCATGCTGCTGGAGGCGATTTACTTCATTCTGTTGTGCATCGCCTACACAGACCATGACTTTTCGCTGGTCTATCCGATTGCGCGCGGGGCGGCGCCTGCCTTGCTGGTTTTATGGTCTGCATTATTTTTGCGCGAGGAGTTGACCATTGGCGGGTATATCGGTCTCGCCATGATCACCGGCGGCATCGTCCTAAACGGCGCGACGGCGCTGCTCAACACTCGCGGGGAGAAACCGCATTTGAAGGGCATCCTGACGGCGCTATCGGTTGCGCTGGTCATTTCGATCTACACCTTCATTGACGGGACTGCCGTAAAAAACGGACCCGCGCTGCCGTATGGCTTGTTCATGTTTGTGATGATCCCATTTGTAACCACACCCTACCTCACCCGCAGGTATGGCTGGGATTCGTTTGTAAGAGTGTGGAGGAACAACCGAAACTATCTCCTGCTTGGTGGTGTACTTGGACTGGTGGCCTACATGCTGGCCCTGTTCGCCTACACCTTTGCGCCGCTCAGCTATTCAGGTGCGATCCGAGAGGTCAGTGCGGTGATCGGGGCGTTCCTGGGATGGCAGTTCTTGAAGGAAGAGATGGGCGGAATTCGCGTGGTCGGCGCGGCAATCGTATTTGCAGGCGTGATGGTGATCGCGGTATTTGGGTAG